The genomic window CAAGATGTCCGATGCCGCCTCTCGTCATTTGACCAAAACAACAGCCGCTGCTGGTGACGGTTGATTTAGGTGCGCGGGATGCCAACAAATCCCTTTATgacgacggacggacggacgctaTACGTTCAGCCAAAACAATGTGGGTGGTACGCCATTCATGTGCAAATCAAGACGCATTGTGTCCGCCCGCGTCAAGACACCAGCGTCTTGTCATCTTCAATTTAGCTCCTCGTGTCCATCCCGGCCTCCCGATTCCACCGCACGCTACAAATAAACAGGGCAGACGCCCTCCGGTAAATAACGGCGCTTGCTTTCTTCAACGTACCGCCAACGGACCGGGCACGGTATCCAGACTCGGCTGGGCCGTGATGAGCGAAAATTCGAAAGCGTGGAAGTACGTCACGATCaatcaagaaaataaacaagtagCACCAGAATCTATTTTATATGCATCAAGGAGACATTCAGCAAATGAGGAAACAACACAGGTAGGAAAAGGCAGACGCTGCTCACTTGTACAACATTCCCAGTGTCACTACAGCGCTTATTTTAGAAGAGGCCTGCCTCGGGGGAGCCCTGATTCACAGTCTCCGGGCCAGGTCGTGCAATATTTGGGTGGACTGCTTGTCAGTCAATCGAGTGACTGCGCAAGCGTCTAGAATTCCCGTGTGACCAGTTTGGTGCAGACAAAAGGCATAAGCAGCGTGGCCACGAGAAGCGGGGCGATTAGCGCGGCAACAATGAGGGGCGGCGGGTCCTGGATTCGTCGGCAGGATGCAAAGTATTCCTGATGGACTTCCCGGAAGAGGTCGTCCACGAGGGAGCCTCGACTCAGACACAAAGACGCGGCGGCCTTGCCATCCACACACAGCTTCAGATCATAGTAGACGCTACACAAGAAGAGAAAGAAGCTTTAGTGGCTGCTAAAGTGGCTAAAAGCGGCCGGCGTTGGGGCAAAAACAACAGCAATTAAAATGACGTTGTCTGTCGGGCATTTGCACAAACACG from Syngnathus scovelli strain Florida chromosome 8, RoL_Ssco_1.2, whole genome shotgun sequence includes these protein-coding regions:
- the si:ch73-193i22.1 gene encoding receptor activity-modifying protein 1 isoform X2, which produces MLTSFTLAFVFFGTALSQTIIHPCDKRMFDSEVRFCRSAFNKSMETSGYWQGCAWPAVKRVYYDLKLCVDGKAAASLCLSRGSLVDDLFREVHQEYFASCRRIQDPPPLIVAALIAPLLVATLLMPFVCTKLVTREF
- the si:ch73-193i22.1 gene encoding receptor activity-modifying protein 1 isoform X1 → MLTSFTLAFVFFGTAALSQTIIHPCDKRMFDSEVRFCRSAFNKSMETSGYWQGCAWPAVKRVYYDLKLCVDGKAAASLCLSRGSLVDDLFREVHQEYFASCRRIQDPPPLIVAALIAPLLVATLLMPFVCTKLVTREF